DNA sequence from the Desulfomicrobium escambiense DSM 10707 genome:
CGGAGGGCTGGCCTTCATGGATGTGTCCGCAGACGCTGCAGACGTAGTAGTCCACGGCTTCAAGGGCGGCCATCTTCTCGGCGGCCTTGGCGTACAGGTTGGCGTGGCACTCCTCGGCCTGGTTGGCGAAGCCGAAGTAGCGCTCGGCGGCTTTCTCGCCCTCGGCACTCGCGTCGGCGATCATGGCCGGGTACATGGACTTGAACTCGTGGGTCTCGCCGGCCACCGCCTCCTTCAGGTTGTCGGCCGTGGAGCCGATGCCCTTCAGCAGGCGCAGATGGGCGTGGGCGTGGATGGTCTCGGCCTCGGCGGCGGCGCGGAACAGCTTGGCAACCTGCGGCAGCCCCTCTTCGTCCGCCTTCTTGGCAAACGCCAGGTATTTGCGGTTGGCCTGGGATTCTCCGGCGAAAGCTTCCTTCAGGTTGTCGGTAGTCTTGCTCATCGGGTGTTACTCCTTATGGTTGCGTTGTTTATTATTAGGAAAAATTATCAAGAAGACTTCTAAAGAAATCATTCTGCGCTGGCAAGCAAAAATTTCAGCCCGTTGCCCTTTTCGCAAGCCAGGCGCGCTGGCCATGTCCTGCCACATCCCGTACAGAACGTCCTCCCTTTTCCGGGCTCGGACCCATTTTGTGAAGTTTGAAATTTCCTTCTTGACGCCGAAGTGAACGATCGTTAACTAGCCGCCCATGGCAAAACGACTGACCACCACCATCCGCCGCGAACAGATCGCCGAAGCCGCCCTGGCCCTCGTGGCCGATCAGGGCGTCGGCGCCCTGACAGCGCGCAACGTGGCCCGGGCCGTGGGCGTGACCGCTCCGGCCCTGTACAGGCATTTCCCGGGGGGCAAGGCGGACATTCTGTCGAGCGTCCTCGACCTTCTCGACTCCGTGAAAAGCGAAGGCATACGGATGGCCTTCGAGGAACCGGGCCCGCCCCTGGCCAAACTCCGCCGCTGCTTCGACCTGCATGTCAGCGTCATCGAGCGCTACCGCGCCCTGCCCATCCTCGTCCTTTCGGATTCCATCTGGATCGACGAACCGGACCTGAAGGCCCGCCTGGTGGAGAGCCACCGGCAGCAGCAGGCGCAGATCTCGGACATCGTCCGCGAAGGTCAGGCCGCCGGGGAGATCCGCCGGGACATCGACGCCGACCGCATTTTCGTCCAGTTCCTGGGGCAGTTCCTGACCATCGCCATCCTCTACAGCCGCCGGGGCGACATGATCGACCCCAAGGCCCAGGCCGAGGCCAACTGGCAGATGTTCCTGCAGGCCGTGGCCCCCTGATTGTATTACCGCATCATCACCTGTCACTCATAAATTTCATGCACCAGAACTTCAGGAAGGTACTCATGAAGAAGACACTCATCGTCATCGCCGTCATGGCCGCAGTCGGCCTCGGATATCTCGCCTGGCACAAGCCATCCCAGGCCAACCAGCCGGCCGCGGCCCAGGCCAAGCCCGCCCCCGAGGTGGCCGTGGTCACCATGCAGGAGACGGACGTGACCCTGACCTCGGAACTGCCGGGACGGACCGCCGTCTACCAGGTGGCCGAAATACGGCCCCAGGTCGGGGGCATCATCAAGCAGCGCGCCTTCACCGAAGGCACGGAAGTCAAGGCCGGCGACCTCCTCTACCAGATCGACCCGTCCACCTACGAGGTGGCCGTGGCCCAGGCCAAGGCCGCCGTGGCCAAGTCCAAGGCCGAGCTCGAACCGGCCAGACTCAAGGCCGCGCGCTACCGCGACCTGATCCGCACCAAGGCAGTGAGCCAGCAGGACCATGACGAGGTCATGGCCGCCCTGGCCCTGGCCGAGGCCAACGTGGCCGCATCCCAGGCCCAGCTCGACGCCGCGCGCATCGACCTGGAACGCACACGGGTCACGGCGCCCATCGGCGGACGCATCGGCCGATCCTCCGTCACCCCCGGCGCCCTGGTCACGGCCAACCAGGCCCAGGCCATGGCCGCCGTACAGCAGCTCGACCCCATCTACGTCGACCTGACCCAGTCCAACGTGGAACTGCTGCGCCTCAAGCGCGCCCTGGCCAGCGGCAGCATGCAGTCCGCCGGCGAGGCGGGCGCCAAGGTCCGCCTCATCCTGGAGGATGGATCGAGCTATCCCCTGCAGGGAACCCTGCAGCTGGCCGAGGCCAGCGTGGACCAGAGCACCGGCTCCGTGACCCTGCGCGCCGTCTTCCCCAACCCCGACCGCGACCTGCTGCCCGGCATGTATGTCCGCGCGGTCATCGAGGAAGGCGTGCTGGCCAAGGCCATGCTCGTTCCGCAGCAGGCCGTGGTCCGCAACGCCCAGGGCCAGGCCATGGCCATGGTCGTGGACGCCGGCGAGACCATCGCCGCCCGCCCCCTGGAGCTGGACCGCGCCGTGGGCGGCGACTGGATCGTGCGCCAGGGCCTGGCCTCCGGCGACCGCGTTGTGATCGAAGGACTGCAGAAGGCGCGACCCGGCACGCAGGTCCGCGTCGCCCAGACCGCCAACTGATTCCGTCCCCCAATCAATAAACTCGCTCCCCGTTGCCCCGGCCCCGCCGGGGCGCGAACGGATTCCGCGCGCCCCAGCCGGAAAGAGAAGGAGATATCATGGCTCATTTTTTCATCAACCGGCCGGTCTTCGCCTGGGTTCTGGCCATCGCCACCATGCTGGCCGGCGTCCTGTCCATCTTCGGGCTGCCCATCTCGCAGTACCCGCCCATCGCCCCGCCGTCCGTGTCCGTCAGCGCGACCTATCCCGGCGCGTCGGCCAAGACCCTTGAAGACTCGGTGACCCAGGTCATCGAGCAGAAGATGAAGGGCATCGACAACCTCGACTACATGTCCTCGACCAGCGAGTCCTCGGGCCAGGCCACCATCACCCTGACCTTCAAGGCCGGCACCAACCCCGACATCGCCCAGGTCCAGGTCCAGAACAAGCTGCAGCTGGCCATGGCCCTGCTGCCCCAGGAAGTGCAGGCCCAGGGCGTGCAGGTCACCAAGGCCGTCAAGAACTTCGTGCAGGTCCTGGGCTTCGTGTCCGAGGATGGCTCCATGAACAGGGCGCAGTTGGCCGACTACGTGGCCGCCAACATCCTTGACGGGCTGAGCCGCGTCGAGGGCGTGGGCGAGGTCACCCTGTTCGGATCCCAGCACGCCATGCGCATCTGGCTCAACCCCGACAGGCTGCACACCTACAGCCTGACCCCGGCCGACGTGGCCGCAGCCATCCGGGCCCAGAACGCCCAGATCTCTGCCGGCCAGCTGGGCGGCCTGCCCTCGGTGGAGGAGCAGCGCATCAACTTCACGGTCAGCGTCCAGGACCGCCTGCAGACCC
Encoded proteins:
- a CDS encoding rubrerythrin family protein produces the protein MSKTTDNLKEAFAGESQANRKYLAFAKKADEEGLPQVAKLFRAAAEAETIHAHAHLRLLKGIGSTADNLKEAVAGETHEFKSMYPAMIADASAEGEKAAERYFGFANQAEECHANLYAKAAEKMAALEAVDYYVCSVCGHIHEGQPSDKCPICGAAPKAYNVVG
- a CDS encoding TetR/AcrR family transcriptional regulator, yielding MAKRLTTTIRREQIAEAALALVADQGVGALTARNVARAVGVTAPALYRHFPGGKADILSSVLDLLDSVKSEGIRMAFEEPGPPLAKLRRCFDLHVSVIERYRALPILVLSDSIWIDEPDLKARLVESHRQQQAQISDIVREGQAAGEIRRDIDADRIFVQFLGQFLTIAILYSRRGDMIDPKAQAEANWQMFLQAVAP
- a CDS encoding efflux RND transporter periplasmic adaptor subunit, translated to MQETDVTLTSELPGRTAVYQVAEIRPQVGGIIKQRAFTEGTEVKAGDLLYQIDPSTYEVAVAQAKAAVAKSKAELEPARLKAARYRDLIRTKAVSQQDHDEVMAALALAEANVAASQAQLDAARIDLERTRVTAPIGGRIGRSSVTPGALVTANQAQAMAAVQQLDPIYVDLTQSNVELLRLKRALASGSMQSAGEAGAKVRLILEDGSSYPLQGTLQLAEASVDQSTGSVTLRAVFPNPDRDLLPGMYVRAVIEEGVLAKAMLVPQQAVVRNAQGQAMAMVVDAGETIAARPLELDRAVGGDWIVRQGLASGDRVVIEGLQKARPGTQVRVAQTAN